The nucleotide window CTGGTCTACCGCACCATGGGCCTGGTCAACTTCGCCCACGCCGACATCGCCATGATCGGCGCCTACGCCGCCTCCACCTTCTACCTCACCTCCCGACTCCCGTTCGTCGTCGCCATGGTGCTGGCCATCGTCATCACCGGCGCCATCGGCCTGGTCATCGAACGCGTCCTGCGCCCCCTGGAGAACAAGGACTTCGACCTGATGCTGATCGGCACGATCGGCTTCGGCATCGTCCTGCAGGCCCTCGCCATCATCATCTGGGGCACCACCGGCCGCGCCGTTCCCTCACCCCTGGAGTCCGCACCCCTGGACGTCCTCGGGATCCGGATCCGCACCTACGACCTCCTGGTCATGGCCGTCGCCGCACTCGCCGTCGTCGCTCTCGCCTTCTTCCTGTCCCGCACCAAGCGCGGCGCGGCCATGCAGGCCGTCGCCATGGACCACGAGGCGGCCACCGCCGTCGGCATCGACGTCGGCCGCAGCAACGCGCTCGCCTTCGCCATCGGCGCGGGCCTGGCCGCCCTCGCCGGCGGGCTGGTCGGCCCCATGCTCTACGTCGACGCCTCACTCGGCGGCGCGCTCGGCATCAAGGGTTTCGCCGCGGCGATGCTCGGCGGCTTCGGCTCCATCCACGGCGCGGTGGTCGGCGGCGTCGCCATCGGTGTCCTCGACTCCTACGCCGCCGGCCACTTCCAGGGCTATTCGGTCCTGGTCACCTTCCTGGTCTTCACCATCGCGATCATGATCCGGCCCATGGGCATCTTCGGTGAAAGGACGGTCAGTCGCGCATGAAGTCCCGTCTCGCCGCCACCGGCGTCCTCGTCCTCGCCGCCTGGGCGCTCCCCTACGGCCTGGGCGGCTACACCATCCACGTCGTCAACATCGCCCTGATCTACGCCCTGCTCGCCATCGGCATGGGCCTGGCCATGGGGGTGTCCGGCCAGATCAACCTCGCCCAGGTCGCCTTCTTCGGTGTGGGCGCCTACGCCGTGGCCATCCTCACCACCCACTACGGCCACGGCTTCTGGCTCTCGGCCCTGCTCGCCGTCCTGGCCACCGTCGTCGTCGGCCTCTTCGTCGGCGTCCCCGCCCTGCGCATGCAGTCCCACTACCTGGGCATCGTCACCCTCGGCCTCGCCCTGGGCTTCATCAACTGGATCACCAACGCCGGTATCACCGGCGGTGCCGACGGCATCTCGGGCATCCCGGTCCCCACCCTGCCCGGCGTGGACCTCTCCAGCGAGTACCTCTACTACTACCTGGAAGCCGTCGTCTTCGGCGTGGCCCTCCTCTTCGGCCTCTTCGTGGTCCACACCTCGCTCGGCCGCCGCCTGCGCGCCATGCGCGACGACGCGCTGGCGGCGGGAGCCATGGGCGCCGAGATCCCGTTCCTGCGCATGACCGCCTTCCTGCTCGCCAGCCTCTACGGCGGTCTGGCCGGCGTCCTCTACGCCGGCCTCATCCGCTACGTGGCACCCGAGACCTTCTCCATCGCCAACATGTTCATCCTGCTGGCCATGGTGGTCATCGGCGGCCGCCGCTCCCTGGTGGGCTGCGTCGTGGGCGCCATCGGCCTGACGATGGTCCGGGAGTGGCTGTCGGACTTCTCCACCTACGCCCAGCTCGGCTACGGCGTGGTCGTCGTCCTGATGGTCGTCTTCGCACCCACCGGCCTGGCCGGCGTACCCGCACGGCTGCGCACCCTGTACGAACGCCGCCGCGCCCGGCAGTCCCCGCGCGCGGAACTGCGCCCCTTCACCCCGTACGCCGTCGAGGACCGGCCCGCACAGGACGGCGTGCTCCTCTCCGTGCAGGGCGTCACCAAGCAGTTCCGCGGGCTGCGGGCGCTGGACGAGGTGACACTCACCGTGCGGCAGGACGAGATCCGCGGAGTGGTGGGCCCCAACGGCTCCGGCAAGACCACCCTGTTCAACGTCATCAGCGGCTTCTACCGCGCGACGGCCGGAACCGTGAGCTTCGCGGGCTCCGACACCACCACCGCCCGCCCCTACACGCTGTCCCTGGCGGGCCTGGCCCGCACCTTCCAGAACCTGCGCCTGTTCGGACAGCTCACCGTCCGGGAGAACATCCTCGTCGCCCTCGACCGCACCCGCACGTACACCGTCTGGCAGTACGCCCTCTGGCAGCCCGGCGTCCTCGCACGCGAACGCCGGCTGCGCGCCCGGGCCGACGAGATCCTCCGACGCTACGGACTCGCCGACTTCGCGGAAGCCGACCCCTCCTCGCTGCCCTACGGCATCCAGCGCCGTATCGAGATCGCCCGCGCCATGGCGGCCCGTCCGCGGCTGCTCCTGCTCGACGAACCGGCGGCCGGCCTCAACGGCGGCGAGGTGCAGCAGCTCATCCGCATCGTCCGCTCCATCCGCGACAGCGGAACCACCGTGATCCTCATCGAACACAACATGGGCCTGGTCATGTCCTTGTGCGAGAAGGTCACCGTCCTGTCCGGCGGCAGGGTCATCGCGGAGGGCACCCCCCGGGAGGTCGTGTCCGCACCGGAGGTCGTCGAGGCCTACCTCGGCGACTCCGACCTGGCCGAACTCGACCTCGGCACACCCCCGCCCGCCGCGCGGCCGGACCGTGCGAAGGAGGCCACCCCATGAAGATCAGCGGAGCCGACACCGTCCAGCGCCTGACGGTGGAGGACCTGAGCGTGCACTACGGCGGCGTCCGCGCCGTCACCTCCATCGGCTTCACCGTCGAGCCGGGCCAGTCCGTCGGGATCATCGGCGCCAACGGGGCGGGCAAGACCTCCACACTCAAGGCACTCATGGGACTCGTCCCCCGCAGCAGCGGCCGCATCCGCCTGGGCGACCACGACCTGACCCGCGTCAAGGCCCGCGACATGGTGCGCCACGGCATCGGCTACGTCCCGGAGGGGCGGCATGTCTTCCCCGGCCTGACCGTGGAGAAGAACCTGCTCCTCGGCGCGTACTCACGCGCCTGGGACAAGGACACCCACCGTCAGCTCGACGAGGTCTACGCCCTGTTCCCCGTGCTGGAGGAGATGCGCGAGCGGCTCGCCGGCGCGCTGTCCGGCGGGCAGCAGCAGATGCTCGCGATCGGCAGGGCCCTGATGACCCGGCCGCGGCTGCTCGTCCTGGACGAACCCTCCATGGGGCTGTCCCCCAAGCTCGTCGGCAGCATCCTGGACGTCCTGCTGAAACTCCGGGAGGAAGGTCTGAGCCTGCTGCTGGTGGAGCAGAACGCCAAACTCACCTTCGGTGTGACCAGCCACTGCATCGTCATGGAGAACGGAGCGGCCGCCATGAACGGCACCTCCGCGGAACTCAGCCACGACCCCCGGGTCAGGGAGGTGTACCTGGGGCTGTGACCAGGGGCGGCGCGGCATACGGCGGCGCACCGCCACCGGCGTCCCGAAGCGCCCGCGCGCGAGGTGGTACGACCCTCGAAGGCCCGTGACCGAGCCGGCCCGCTCCACGCCCTTCCCGTGGCGACCCTCTGCTGGTATTCATAACGAACCAGTTCGTACATAATCCAGATGGAGCCGTCATGGCCCAGAGTTCCTACCTCGTCGGGCTCATAGGATCGGACACCGGGCGATCACTGGCCGTCGATCTGCATGAGCGGGAGGCGCGCCGCCACCACCTGCGCTACCTCTGCCGCCGTGTGGACGCCGACGGACAGGTCTTCCGCGGCAAGGGCATGCCAGGACTCCTGCGGACCTGCCGCACCTTCGGCTTCGCCGGTCTGGGTGTCGCCGCCCCCTACCGCCACACCGTGGCACCCCATCTCGACGAACTGTCCGGGTCGGCGGCCCGGTTGCAGGCCGTCGACGTCATCGTGTTCACCCGGGACGGCCGGACGGTCGGACACAACACCGACGTCGCCGGCCATGCCGCGGCCATGGCCCGGGGCCTGCCCGGGGTCCCCCTCACCCGGGTGGTGCAGATCGGAACAGGCGCTGCCGGAATCGCCGTCGCGCATGCTCTGCGCGAGCAGAAGGCAGCACACCTCTGTGTCACGGACCCTGTTCCCGACCGCGCCCGCGCTCTGGC belongs to Streptomyces sp. V3I8 and includes:
- a CDS encoding ABC transporter ATP-binding protein, with the protein product MKISGADTVQRLTVEDLSVHYGGVRAVTSIGFTVEPGQSVGIIGANGAGKTSTLKALMGLVPRSSGRIRLGDHDLTRVKARDMVRHGIGYVPEGRHVFPGLTVEKNLLLGAYSRAWDKDTHRQLDEVYALFPVLEEMRERLAGALSGGQQQMLAIGRALMTRPRLLVLDEPSMGLSPKLVGSILDVLLKLREEGLSLLLVEQNAKLTFGVTSHCIVMENGAAAMNGTSAELSHDPRVREVYLGL
- a CDS encoding ATP-binding cassette domain-containing protein; its protein translation is MKSRLAATGVLVLAAWALPYGLGGYTIHVVNIALIYALLAIGMGLAMGVSGQINLAQVAFFGVGAYAVAILTTHYGHGFWLSALLAVLATVVVGLFVGVPALRMQSHYLGIVTLGLALGFINWITNAGITGGADGISGIPVPTLPGVDLSSEYLYYYLEAVVFGVALLFGLFVVHTSLGRRLRAMRDDALAAGAMGAEIPFLRMTAFLLASLYGGLAGVLYAGLIRYVAPETFSIANMFILLAMVVIGGRRSLVGCVVGAIGLTMVREWLSDFSTYAQLGYGVVVVLMVVFAPTGLAGVPARLRTLYERRRARQSPRAELRPFTPYAVEDRPAQDGVLLSVQGVTKQFRGLRALDEVTLTVRQDEIRGVVGPNGSGKTTLFNVISGFYRATAGTVSFAGSDTTTARPYTLSLAGLARTFQNLRLFGQLTVRENILVALDRTRTYTVWQYALWQPGVLARERRLRARADEILRRYGLADFAEADPSSLPYGIQRRIEIARAMAARPRLLLLDEPAAGLNGGEVQQLIRIVRSIRDSGTTVILIEHNMGLVMSLCEKVTVLSGGRVIAEGTPREVVSAPEVVEAYLGDSDLAELDLGTPPPAARPDRAKEATP
- a CDS encoding shikimate dehydrogenase, encoding MAQSSYLVGLIGSDTGRSLAVDLHEREARRHHLRYLCRRVDADGQVFRGKGMPGLLRTCRTFGFAGLGVAAPYRHTVAPHLDELSGSAARLQAVDVIVFTRDGRTVGHNTDVAGHAAAMARGLPGVPLTRVVQIGTGAAGIAVAHALREQKAAHLCVTDPVPDRARALAEQLNRSTGHHWAEAFPAEELAARLRGADGLVNTLPSSGTGGQGASLYEALHKDLWIFDAHGDPVHSPLLRAGDALGCRVLDAGGVLVNEAAAAFRLVTGLTPHTSHMFGDLADLRAEPRAHT
- a CDS encoding branched-chain amino acid ABC transporter permease; this translates as MQDTLQTLVGGLSLGAVYALVAMGFSLVYRTMGLVNFAHADIAMIGAYAASTFYLTSRLPFVVAMVLAIVITGAIGLVIERVLRPLENKDFDLMLIGTIGFGIVLQALAIIIWGTTGRAVPSPLESAPLDVLGIRIRTYDLLVMAVAALAVVALAFFLSRTKRGAAMQAVAMDHEAATAVGIDVGRSNALAFAIGAGLAALAGGLVGPMLYVDASLGGALGIKGFAAAMLGGFGSIHGAVVGGVAIGVLDSYAAGHFQGYSVLVTFLVFTIAIMIRPMGIFGERTVSRA